The genome window ATCATCATCACCTATCCAGATTCCTCTGCAAATGCTCATTGTTCGCGATTGCTTTATGCTTACCATGATAGGAACGAGAACGCACCTCAGGGGTGGAGCGGAGTGGTGGGGCGACAATGATAGCAAATGCCCATATGCACTTACTGCTTCAAATTTACAGTAATACTCCATGGTGGTTACTAGTTTCCACCTCGGACGTAGACATGGAGCAGCATTTTCCATGAAGACTGAGAACATGAAGATCTTCAGGCATCGACTTTGAACTATTTTGTTGTGTCGAAATCGACATCGTGTGTCTTGTTGACATAATAAAATGCCAACACAAAAAACAAAACTAAGCGCCACGTAGTACCATCTCAACTTCATCTTCCACATTTTCCATTGAATGGAGACTTCGTAAGTGTTTCCCCGCTCAGTTCAGTCTACCTTCCGTAGCAACAGCACAGTGCACAAGATTGATGCCATGCTTCTCAGATCTTGCTAGGATAAAGCCGAGCGATTTAGATCCCACTTACAACTACAAATGACACTTCTTTCAACCTCAGAAGCTCATTTCCAGACTTTCTTAAGAGATCACTGAATGGTTGTTCCAGGCTGTCCATAAATGCTTTTAGCCAAATTGATGAGAGCCAATTTCTTCCACTGGAGGCAGACATATCGACGGGGATGCCTCTTTAGCTCAACTCAATGAAGACGATGATAAATAGCTAGCCACTTCCCAAGCATCAGGTGTAATATGTTCTCACATGAATGCATGAGTCTCAGCAAAGTCTAATCCATGTAAATCCTATGAAACTCCTGCTTTCTCTCTCAACCGCCTCTGTTTCTCTTCTTCAGAACGTGTGTGGAGTACCTCGTATGACTTCATGAAATTAGCACTAAAGTTTTCCATAGCTTCAAAGATCTGTTTTagacttaactgcaaactgttgaCAGTGGATCCCTGATGCTCCACAGGTTCAGATATTGATATCCTGTTCTCACTGGAAACTAACATCAATTTCTTTCTCTGCTTGAGCATTAGTTGTTCATCCCTTTCCATTAACTTTAGCTTGCTATCCATATTTCTGTTTGCCAACAACCTCTGCTGCTGCTCAAAGTTATGCTTTTGCCAGATGTTAAAAACATTTTCAGCAAAAGCCTGGAGAGCATCAACAACATCCCTTTCGGATATCAGATCCATACTATGAGACCAGTAATTACAAATGACAAATACAGGAGGTGCACCTAATCTCCCAGGAGAAAAGGGAACAACACCATCATCTGTAATTTCAGGCACATAATGTATAGATTTCATAAGCCAACCGTTCAAGCATTTGACGTAGCTCCTTTGTGCAGCCACCCAAGCAGAAAAATTACTGATCCAATCCACCAACTTGAACTCTAACTGCTTTACTGCATCCATGTAAGCATCACTAAGCTTTACTCCAGATAAAATAGAATCTAGATTTTTAGCCTCAGATATTGCTTGACACTGAATATGATGGCATTCTGACATTACACGCCACATCCCCATAAATCTGCAATGTATCATTGATCACATAAAACCCATCATATTCTAGAACAGAGATTAAAGAAAACGGAATAAGCTTGGTTTAAACAACAGCATCCTAAGGTATTCAATTAAGGAGGGAAAAGGTTAGCACTACAGATTATAGTTTCAAACCTATGGCAAATCAACTAAGACAAAGTTGACCACAATATAAGTATCAAATTATAATTCAATGTAGTCATAAAGATCAGCTATCAGTGTAGACAGCCGGTGGCAGCTATCAACTTATTTTATATGTCATGTTAATGGTTTAACTGTTATCAGCtcaattcaagaaaaagacatACAACAATGTACAAATTTGACAACATCACACAAAAGCTTTTCTAGATTAACTTAGAGTAAAAACCATGATGAAAATCATTTCACAATTATTTATCTTGTCTTATTAAAAATGGAGAGACAAATCTTATTTTATACTTCGAATTTGATTTTTCATATAAGGAAAAAAGACTACAAATATACATACGAGTATATAACAATTTTGCTGTTAGGACAATGCTTTTAAATTATCAAGAGTACTCTACCAATGAGAAGAAAAGAATAATTGAGAAACCAGCTTATGAAATGAATGCTGAAGTTCTCTTTTTTATACTTAGAAAGCTGCCAATATATCGGGTCATGTCGTATCCGAGGTAAAATCCAGGTGTTATGCCGCGACTTTATTTTCAGGAGTACATGTGCAAACCCAGACACTACAACACAATTAAAACAAAGAAATACCACAAGCAGTTACATACCCATGGATAAGTTCATTAACTTGTGGCCATAACTCTTCATCCCTCAGCTGACTGATTTTACTAGAAATTGTGCCCACAACCTGAATGGCTATTCTTATCTTCGTAGATAACTTCCTGATAAAAATTTCCACTGCCTCAATTTTTTCTGCCTCTGCACCCCTCTCGCTCAAGTGCCTCAGGTGCTCATGTTTTCTTTCGTATAATACCCTCATCTTTTCCTCAGCCTACATAAGTAGAATTTAAATATGTAAGCTAAACAATCACACATGTCTTTACTACTTGAGTTCTAGCAGTTGTGCAATGCATAATTTTCTCAATCAATTAGTCAGAAATCCTATATCTGagggaaaaaaagataaaaattatgatactAAAGAAACCTTCGCAGTTGCTCATAATAATGTCTTTTAGAAGAGAATATGTGCACAGTCAAGGTACCACAGCATACGTAGTATGTGGGACATGTGTTCCATATCAAGATGTTCAATGAAATATAATCAAGTAGaagttatatatatgtatgtgtatatatatatatatatatatatatatatataatcaagtagaagttataatatatatgtgtatatatatatatatatatgtatgtatatatatatatgtatgtatatatatatgtatatatatatgtatgtatatatatatgtatatatatatgtatgcatatatatatatattcagaaaaTAAGTAGATAATGTATTCTGTGACCAAATTAGACCTTTGGAAAGATATACTCATCTGTTATCAGAAATCTGTAACAGTCATTAGAGTTACGTTATCAATTGACCACATTTTATAGTAACAGAACTATAATGTGGTAAAAAACATAACGAGGAAACCTAAACATATGCAAAGGGTGTATCACGTTTAAGCAGCTGCACAAGTATATGTGGTTGTATATGTGGCAGCTTTTTCACGTATTTGCAGAACATGGAAGTGGCTACATTGATGAATGCAGCGGCTGTGACACATATGCTTCATGCAATGTGACCATATGACCACATATGCAAATGTGGCCACAGTAAATGCTTTTTAGAATATTGGCTCTTTATCAAGCATTTCATTTGAAAACTTGAAGCAAAAATAAGAACTTGATTAGTAGGATTAATTGAATCATATATGTACGTATAACAATGAGCAATGaggaatacatatacatatatatgtattaagAAATAACTGGATTGTGTTCACTGAAGATTCTTAATGGATTCTTAAGATCATTTAAGTTTAAAGATGATTCCTGTGTCAGGCTATggaccaaataataataaatactaaGATTATTTTTCTAAATGAAAAAGATCCTGTGAATTTAAGATGAGAAGACAAAGTGTATAAAGTCAAGCAAGGCAGCGTCAACTACCTGAAATAGATTTGGATCAAAAAAATAGAATGCCTACCATATTTTCTTGCTCAGACTTGATGGAAGACAAGCATTCgagaaagaaaataaattttaaaaagattCACACAAATGATGTTAGATCATCGTAGAATGTTTTACGGAAGAAATATGATTTATTAGTATGCCACCTCATTTTAGGAAGGAAATGTTCAAAGAAACATGTCCATATATGAATTATCAATACTCTTTAGGAAGGAAATGTTTGAAGAAAAGTCCTCCGATTTCTATCTACCATACTTTCTTTTTTAGGATTTAGCCACAGGCTCAACACTGTAAATTTGTACAAATCAATAGCTGCCCTAATCTACTTATTTTATTTCCTTGTGCTCACCTCTCCCAGAAATACAATACTCATGTCAAAACAACATCAAAATGAGATAACTATAAACTTGGAAAAGATAATTGTTGCACCAACCATGACTTCCTCAAGAAGCTTTTTTTCCCAATTGTACAGCTTCTGCAATGTCGACGAAAGATTACCGCAGTCCATCGCTTTATCTTCCTCAAATACCAAAAGATCTTCATTTTTAGAGCTCGAAAGTGGAGGTAACCCACATATCATCCTGACAGAAACTGTTTAGAGAAAACAATGTGcaggaaaaacaaaaaataatcagATTTTGCTCCATATGTTCTTCCAAATACAAAAGCCCAGAGAAGAAATTGCAAGACTCGGTTCTTTACCTTTATATACAGAATTCTTCTGGTGATATAAAAGCTTTCCGACTTCCAGCATCTTGGACACCTGATTAGCCGACTCAGACGCCCTATCGAACTGAGTCCTTATCTCCTGCACAACCTCAGAAATATCCTGATAACTCCGAGAGACTGTATATCCCACGGCACTCCGTCGCTCTGCTGGCTCAGTCACTACGCTTTTCTCCACCACATGAACCTCATGCTCCAAGCTACTTCCTGCTTCCACTGACCTCGACTTTCGATTGGGATCCTCCCCAGCACTGCCTGTCACACCCTCTTTCGACCCCGTGGCAACCTTACCAGCATACTCTCCATTCGCAGCAGCCGACGTAGAGGCCATGAACTTTGGGTCGCCATAGGCTTCCTTGACGACCTCCTGGTCTTCATCCTCCAGATCAGGGATCCCTTCCTCCTCTCTTAGCTCCTTTGAGCTTCGGCTTGGCGTATATGGAGCATAATAATTATCGTACGCTTCGAAAGGATTTAGAAAGTCCCACGCCGAAGCCTTAGGAGAAGGCGGTGGTGGGGGCTCCCGAGAAGTAGAACTTTCAGCTGCCACGGCTGGCGGTGGAATGTTTGGAGGCGGCGAAGACGAGCCGAAGAAGCCGCCGCTGCCACCGCCGTAGCTCGCATACGGGTAAGAAGGATAAGGGTCAAAGTTCGAACTTTGAGGGGAATACGGGTAGCCGTAGTAAGGGTAAGACACGGGAGCCGGTTCGTCGACGGAGCCGACGCGTATCGACTCAGAATTAGGCGGTTGCTGCTGATAGGCGACTGAGGGCTCCGCCGGGCGGCTCCGGGCGTAGTTAAGGTTGACATAGGTCGGCCCAACGGGGGCGTCATCCGCGTGGAGATGGTGAATCGGAGACGCTCCGTCCGAGTGAAGGGGGGAATCTTCGTCGGAGTCGGAATCAGTCGGGTGAAATTGAATGTGTGAACCGGAGTGGGACTGGGAGTGGGAGTGGCCGCCGGAAGCGGACGGGACGGAGACGGCGGCCGCCACCGCGGCGGTGGGGGGAAGCGGGTCGCCCTTCCTCTGGGCGGGGAGGGGGAGGACAGGTGAACCCGGCGGCGGCAGCGCGGTGGCGCCGTGGAGTAACCCCTGGAGGGCGTCACCGACGGAGCGGAGGGACCGTGCGTAGGCGTCGTGCGTGTCGGCGAGGGCGTAGCGGTAGCGGATGGCGTCGGCGAGGAGCTGCGAACGCTCTCGGCAGAGCCGCACCGCgccctcctcctccatcttcgATCCGCCGCAGCCCATTCCAAAGCAGCAACAAGAACCCCCCCAAAATCAGAGGAGGGAGGGATATATGAAGGGAACCCTAGGCGCAGGAGATCACATCACTAGGGTTTCCTCGGGGGTGTACGAGTCGGATCGGGAACGGATCGGAGAGCATAGGGTTCGGGAGACGGGGAgatgggaaagggaaagggaacgGGCGAGGGCGGCGTCGGGAGACAGAGGAGGACGCGGTGGGAGTAGCGACGGAAGTAGGGGATACGATACCATCGACAGCGGAGCGGAGTCCGGAACGGGAAGTCGCAACAAAAGCGAAGACGGCTTTTGAGGGCGGTCCGAATCGCTTAGCTCGGACAAGATAAAAGGCCACAGAGCAACGAAAGACAATAGCGACTTGGGATACGGTAACATCGAGACGTACTTTTGACGTTTGTCTCCGCCGTGTgcgctttttgtttattatacttAGTTATTTATAGTGAAGTGACTAAAATACCCTCCAAGGACCGCGATTGTTCCTAGTCGCCTGTCGGATTCCGAGTCGGATCGGCGCGTCCGCGACTCGTTCCTCGTGCGATCGGTTAGGAAAGAGGAGGACGACCGAGTTCGAGCGGGCACAGGGAAGGAAGGAGGAAAACGACTCACCATATATTAAGACCGCTACAGGATTATAACACGTTGACGGTTTGACGAGGCATGCACGAGTCGGAGACTAAGAGAGACGTAAACCGATGGAAGTCTTCCGAATCAAGCGATTTAAGGTGGCCGAGTCAAACGAAGTCAAACCTTCCGCGGAATTGGCAAAGCTTATTTTAGCAGTATTATTATTGTTACTTGTGGCGATGGGTTAGAAGATTGGAGCAGATGAAACCTAATGGCAAGTATTCCTCCGATCACTCGTCAACAATGATGGCTGCGTAAAAGAATTTATATGTTAATGGGTGGTGTGGAGATTAATTTTGACTTTTGTGAGGAGGTGTTGGAATTTTCGCAGCTGCAGGAATTGGACCGTCTGGAAAACATGAATTCTGATGGTCAAACATTGGAATTGGAGATTAGTGATCGCACGCTGATTTGGAGGGATTAATATTTGGACCATTTCAATAGTCCATGGGAAATACAAATGGCATACGGACTCAATAGTTGTCAGCATCTTCTTAGGTTGAATCATTTTTACCATGAGAATTTCTAATGGTTTGGTCGCAGCTCATAATACAAATGCACATTTGTGTTACATGCGATGAAGTTATGACCAGAAATAACCCAACTCACTTTTAATCTCGTGTGTGCCAATGAGTAGATGGCTATGTGGGATCCATCTACGAAAACCTTTTGTACAAGACTGTTGAGATCAATAACTATCTCAATCTAATAGTTATAAATAGGATCGTAATTCATAGAGTAATAAACAGAAGAGAGAGTTTTGGTattttgtaagtgttcttattaatcctcctgttttttaaatattatatcagttttcttgagtcgaaaggattctttttactcggaTCAACTGGGCATTATGGTTTCTAATGGCAAtttcatgtctcaaccccttatccccatcttctcgggcagaagctatgaattttggagtatcaagatgaagactctattcaagtctcaagatctttgggacttaatagagaatggatatgcagatccataTGACGAAATCaaactgagggagaatagaaagaatgactcaaatGCATTGTTCTTcatacatgagacgatcttcttaAGAATTGCAGCagtgacaacctcaaagcaagcttggttgatacttcaaaatgaatttcaggactcatcaagggtgattatagtaaaacttcaaaccctccgttgtgagtttaaaattttatttatgaaaagcaataaatcggtgcaagattttctttctcgagtgactgaaattgttagtcaaatgaaatcttatggtgaacatctttctgatcatataattgttgtaaaagttttaaaaagtttaactccgaaatttgatcatgttgttgccgcaattgaggaatcaaaagatttatctacatattcatttgatgaactaatgggttctttgcgagcacatgaagtaaggttgaacgagtcacttgaaaaaagtaaaaaaaaagcatttcaggttaagcgggagtcttctacttcaaaagaagaaaaaaaatcaaaaggaagaggacgtggcagaggaggatttcgtggtagaggaaatggaagaggaagaggacactttgatgggcatgatgaacaaagtcaatcaaattatgatcaaaaaaattacaagagtggaattcaatgtcactattgtaaaaagtttggtcccaTGAAGATAAAttgttggaaaagagaaaagcaagcaagctacgtggagaaaaatgaagaaaagaaaaaagttgtttatgactcgttcacaagttcataatatctcaaatgatatttggttttttgatagtggatgttctaataatatgtcaggcataaaatcaatatttagagatattgatgagactcacaaattgaatgttagacttggagataacaagcaaatccaagtggaagggaaaggaacaattgaggtgaagacaaatcaagggaaggtaaaataccttgataatattttttttgttcctactttattacataacttgttgagtgttagaCAATTAgcagatgatggatattcagtaatatttgatgatggttcatgtactattagagataaaaaatctggtttgattatagtaaatgtttgcatgacacaaaacaagatgtttccacttgatgtgtcaaatattgaaagacatgcgcttatcacaacttaaaagaatgagtctagtttatgacatttaagaaatggacaccttaacattaaaggtttaaggttgttaagtcaaaaaggaatggttttcggattacccaagattaatacacttgatgtatgtgaaggatatatttatggcaaacaaagtaaaaaatcatttcctatGAAAAGCAtgaagagcatctaattgtcttgaattaattcatgctgatttatgtggacctatgaatacaaaatcatttggtggaagttaatattttctattgtttacggatgattatagtcgcatgagttgggtatattttttgaaattgaaatatgaAGCATTAGATAATTTtcgaaagtttaaggcacttgtagaaagacaaagtggtagatatatagacacttcggacagatagaggtggtgaatttttatctaatgagtttagttctttttgtgaagaaaatggtattcacagagaattgacaaCACTATATataccggagcaaaatggtgtagctgaacgtaagaatcggactatcgttgaaatgacaagaagtttgcttaaaggaaaacatcttccaaatcagttttgggcagaagcagttgcaacagcagtttatttgttgaatattttaccaacaaaggctgttatgaatcgaactcctttttaGGCTTGgtttggtatgaaaccaagtgttagacatctaagaattttttgtttattgcttatgctttggtgaattcacaaaatcatcacaagcttgatgaaaaatttaaaaaatatattttaatttgttattctttacaatcgaaagcatatcgattatataaccctgttagtggcaaagttattattaacaggaatgttatgtttgatgaaagggtaaGTTGAAATTGgaagaccaataaaggtgaaacacaaatgcagattccaatagaactagacactccgcagaatcaagtgatagatcctgctccaacaagttcatcgtcaacctcacccatttgctttgtttattttagatataacaacttttgaggaagcagttaaaaaggaggaatgaagaaaagcaatgaaagagaaaatcaagtcaattgagaagaatgaaacttgggagctaatggatctaccgaaagaaaagaaagcgattggATTAAAATGAGtgttcaaaataaaatttaaatgtaaattatttggtttcactgatagtgattgtgcaggagctttagatgatcgaaaaAGTACTTCAGGaaagtggagccataacaatgaagtattttGGAATGAATGAACAAGTtacggatatcctcaccaaattGCTTCCAAttcgaaagcatgtttattttatgtcgtaaattggtgtatgcaactatgaataaAGGGGAGTATTGAGATTTGATTTATAGTTatatatctagatagttatcatgatttagtggttacatgatgatttcaataaccacttcaatcatgatttagtagttataggatagttatagggtggtttcaataactacctcaatctagtagtagtagggtggtttcaataactatctcaatctagtagttatagggtacaTTTGCTCGACTTTATGAAAATCAAAATCGAATAAGTTTTTTTAAGATGATGCTTAGGTTAGTGACGTAACAAAATGAGAAAAATTTTAATACACCGATTAATatgtataattaaaaaatattttacaatacGTATGGAATATATTAGGATTTATAAATACTTTAAGattcattaaatcaatattaatattttaatataaaaagagACATAAGGAATGGGGAATCCTCGTACGAGAATGAAATATCATGGAGGAAGGAAACCGTTTCaattatgatttgatttttctataaatatcatatatatatatatatttatatattcttaatttctatctctagagtataTACTCTCTGTATACTACGGATTTCAACGTCGGTCAGCGAAGAGAACGCCAACGTCAACACAAATTGATATACGACGGAGGTTGACTTGGTTACGATGCGAATGCTGATATGATGGTTGATGTGGGTGTCGATCACACTACCCTACTCTCTATTATTTTCCTCCTCCACACTGTTCGTCGCGCTTATCCTCAGGCAGTCACATACGATCGAGCGATCATGCTTCGTATGAAACCATGAAGACGGTTTCCTTGCAACAAGGACGCTAATTGTCCTCTTTGCATGACTAGAAAATACAgcagctgagagagagagagagagagagagagagagaggagggaatCAAGTTAATGATTGACGCCAGGGCGAGAGGGACCGTAGCGAGCAGATCGCATGTGCTCGCTCAACACATGATCCTCAGTAGGGCTGCTGACCCAGCCGTGCTTGCTCCAACTTTTTTCCTTCGTTCGGTGGTCGTGATGTGGAGAGGAAGAGATTCCCATTTCATCGAGCACCTTTCATGCATTCCACCGACTTCAAATGGCTCTCAACGGGAGTCACGGAGGAGGAGGGAAAAATGAATACCGGTGATAAACGAAGGAAGAGAGCTACGAGTCTCGGAAGACTGGCGTTGCATGGTTGCTGGAGCAAGATTGCAGGCACCACACGCGATGCTTTCCGGTGGATTTGGTGAGACTTCCGACCCCTTGTGTCAGAGGTAGCCAACGCAGGACACACATGGCGGTCACTTTTGTCTTTCTCTTTCAGCACCACACCACAGAATTGAGTCGTTCTGTCATTGGTTGGAGTGGTTACATTACTCCATCAAAATGGACGCAAATTGCCTCAAAAGAAGATACCAACGCAagggagaaattaaaaaaaaaaagaaaaaaaa of Musa acuminata AAA Group cultivar baxijiao chromosome BXJ2-3, Cavendish_Baxijiao_AAA, whole genome shotgun sequence contains these proteins:
- the LOC135607468 gene encoding protein ALTERED PHOSPHATE STARVATION RESPONSE 1-like, with amino-acid sequence MGCGGSKMEEEGAVRLCRERSQLLADAIRYRYALADTHDAYARSLRSVGDALQGLLHGATALPPPGSPVLPLPAQRKGDPLPPTAAVAAAVSVPSASGGHSHSQSHSGSHIQFHPTDSDSDEDSPLHSDGASPIHHLHADDAPVGPTYVNLNYARSRPAEPSVAYQQQPPNSESIRVGSVDEPAPVSYPYYGYPYSPQSSNFDPYPSYPYASYGGGSGGFFGSSSPPPNIPPPAVAAESSTSREPPPPPSPKASAWDFLNPFEAYDNYYAPYTPSRSSKELREEEGIPDLEDEDQEVVKEAYGDPKFMASTSAAANGEYAGKVATGSKEGVTGSAGEDPNRKSRSVEAGSSLEHEVHVVEKSVVTEPAERRSAVGYTVSRSYQDISEVVQEIRTQFDRASESANQVSKMLEVGKLLYHQKNSVYKVSVRMICGLPPLSSSKNEDLLVFEEDKAMDCGNLSSTLQKLYNWEKKLLEEVMAEEKMRVLYERKHEHLRHLSERGAEAEKIEAVEIFIRKLSTKIRIAIQVVGTISSKISQLRDEELWPQVNELIHGFMGMWRVMSECHHIQCQAISEAKNLDSILSGVKLSDAYMDAVKQLEFKLVDWISNFSAWVAAQRSYVKCLNGWLMKSIHYVPEITDDGVVPFSPGRLGAPPVFVICNYWSHSMDLISERDVVDALQAFAENVFNIWQKHNFEQQQRLLANRNMDSKLKLMERDEQLMLKQRKKLMLVSSENRISISEPVEHQGSTVNSLQLSLKQIFEAMENFSANFMKSYEVLHTRSEEEKQRRLREKAGVS